The genomic DNA TTTGCCATCCTTTCCAACACAGCAAGAAGGCGTGCATCATGCTCTTCCTGGGACTGGCCCCACACTAGCACATCGTCCATGTGACAAACCACACCCTCCAGTCCTTCTGTGACTTCCGTGACCATTCGATTTTGGAAATGTTCAGGAGCCGAGGCTATTCCAAACGGCAGGCGGTTAAAAAAATAACGCCCAAATGGCGTAATAAAAGTTGTGAGCTTAGCCGACTCCTTAGCCAGAGGAATTTGCCAAAAACCCATGTTTGCATCTAATTTGCTGAAAATTTTTGCACCTGCTAATAGGCCAAGTGTCTGTTCAACTGAGGGGAGGATGTATTTTTCTCGCTGTACTGACTCATTAAGCTTTGTAAGGTCAACGCATATACGAGGATTGTTCCCTGATTTTTTTGGTACTACCACCATTCCCGAGCACCATTCAGTTGGTTCCTCCACCTTGCTGATAACTCCCAACGTCTCCATACGCTCCAGTTCATCCTTGACTTTGGGCATAAGGGGTAATGGTATACGTCGTGGAGTGGTCAAGGAAAATGGCTCTGCCCCTGGTTTCAGTTTAATAGTGTATGGCTGCTGTATCAGACCTAGCCCGCTGCATAACTTTGGATAGCATTCTTTTAATGACTGGATGGTTAAGCTATCCACACGTGTGACCAGTCCTAGGCTAGTGATAGCAGGTCTACCTAATAGAGCTGCATGCAAACTTCTGATTACATACACTTCCTCCAGTGACTGCTTCTCATCTTTCTGTAGGAGCAAATGTGTGACCCCCAACACATCTAGTGGGGCGTGGCCTGGTCCCAATAAGTGTTTGGACACTGGCCTGAGCACTGGCTTTTTGTGGGCCTTGAACACACTATGAAACATGTGCTCTGGCATGACAGTAACATCCGCACCTGTATCAATTTTGAACTTCACTGTACTGTCTTTGATTTTAATATCAACCCTCCATGGGTCTCCACCAGCTTCTACTGTGCCAAGAAATATGGCATCATCAAGCTCTTGAACTTCGTTCACTTTTTTGGATGATAAGCACACTTTCTGGTAATGTCCTTTCTTTCCACACGCATGGCAAATTACTGCGTTTGCTGGGCAGTGAGCTTTAGGATGGAAAGGGCTTTTGCCACATTTGCGGCATTTCaattgtttttctttaacaacGTGGCTGTTCTTTGCTCTCTGTCTGGCTTGATATGGCCTGTTTTTGCTTATAACACGGTCCACTGAGCCGGTTCCCTTGTTATAACTAGCGTCGCCCCGCAGGCTACTCTGCTGCTGCTTTACCGCTTCCGACTGTCTAGCCATTTCAATCGCCTTTTCCAGCGTGAGATCTTTGTCCAGTTGCATACGTTCGGACAAACGCATATCAGAAAGCCCTACAACTAGCCTATCTCTGATCAGCTCTTCACGCAGCGTACCGTACTTGCAGTGTTCCGTCAACGAATACAGCGCCGTAACAAAGGAATCTACTGATTCGCTTTCGCTTTGCTTTCTCATGTTAAAACGTGCTCTTTCATAAATCACATTTTTCTTCACAACAAAGAAAGCCTGGAATCCGTCTTTTACCACATCGTACTGTCGTTGTTGCTCCGCAGTCAAGTTCAGTCCCTTTAGTATGTCGTCTGACTCATCCCCCATGCAGTACATGAGCGTATTTACCTGGTTATCTTGAGAAGAAGCATATAGTTTACTGGCCTGACGGAAACGCTCAAACCATCTGATCCATTTTTCCCATTCATGTGGTTTGGTGAAGTCGAACGGCTCCGGCGGCTGTATGCTGAACGTAGCACTTGGGCCCGGCACAGGTGGCTGAATGCCCCCCGCGGCCGCATTGCCTGAAGCTTGGTCCAATTCCGAGGTGCTCGTGCTTGCTAACTGGCTAGCTTGCTAACTTCAATGCCAACCACGCTATTTAAAGCTTGCTTCAAAccggggggaaaaaaaaataaaaacttccTCTGTATCTACTCTGACACCATGTCGTGTATTCTGGGTTCTCTATAACTGTGGGTCAATGATTCTAGCGACAACTTGGGTAGTGGTTTAAACGAGGACCACTTTATTGAACACTCCCGAGCTTTTTCCGCCTCAGCACACTCACCCCGACACCCTCGCtcgtgggcggggcctgtgatAACACATAATACCACAGTTCGGTCCAATGCAGATGCAGAGGCAGAGTAAGTAACATAAcatacaggaagatgataaaatcctgcacctaacatctggagtcatgcaacaggcttggctaggatgtattaaccaaccaaccattATGATCTAAAAATACCCTACTACTATGCTCATGACCCATCATCTCAACTACCCAGTACTACTAAGAAACTACTGCAAtgacaagatagatttcacacaccctatgcgcacactagttgcttgaacagaacacagcagcagctacaatctgatactggctcgacaagaATCCAGAAGCAaagcgcactatgttcatggtccattgcctcaactgccaagtacccagaccaccacacaaatctggactgaccttcaaaacaaaacaaaacaaagttttcaaaacaaaaaaagcgcgtcaactaagaactacttagaactcgttTGTAAATTTGGAGTCTAAGAAgacttttgggaaacactcgtaaatttggtgttcttaaagttacatcgttcttaaagttgttcgtaactttctaagatcgttcgttatcgggaaacACACCCCTGTTGTATTGAATTGACATTATTTCATACCTTTATATtttgcaatatgaaactaattATATTTCATTTGCTGTAAACTGTATATTCATATTCTAATGATACATAATGTGTTATGTAAATATTTGATTGAAAATGCAAtttgaaacaaacacacattataACTATCTGTTTAATGTGCAATCGTTCCATCCTGAACTTATTTTACTTGATTGAACTTAACCCTGGTAGCATCACAGTTCTGGTAAATgatggcagtcatggcctggtggttagggaactggtcttgtgactgtcGATTCCCAGagctgaggccatgactgaggtgccccagAGCaaagcccttaaccctcaattactcacttgtataaaaaaattagataaaaatgtaagttgctctggataagggcgtctgccaaatgccgtaaatgtaaatgacatTACTTGGACATCAGTATAgagttaattatttatttttcatcattgtttgtttattgttaagCAGTTTTGTATTCCTAGATGCTAAATAGTACCTAAATATTATACTGTATCTGAAAACTGCTTCAGTTATGCTGTACAATACAAAGTATTAAATTCAAATAATGAAATGATCAAACCACATACTGAAAAGAAGAAAATTTAGTTTTTGTTCTGAGCTTTTGTTCTGTGTTCTTAACATGGTTCTTTATGGTCTGTTTGCTTCATAGTGTGTTTGCTTTTTAGCTGATAACAAGTAGGGTATGCAGGTGGGATAGTCCCACCCTTGAAACATCTTTTTCAAGCTACAATACATCACCCATGACAGAGGCAAAACTTGTTTTTAGTGAGTTTTGAAACTTGTGAATCAAAAATggaagcaaaaaataaataaataacttaaAGCCCTCAGTAGCAGGGTATTAGTCTCTTAGGTAGACACAACTAATTCAATATTTTCATTCAAATACTCTCGTTGTGACTCAGTTACAGTTTTAttaattcttcttcttcttctattattattatttaattcaaAGAAAAATGTACAGCAAAACATTTGAACATCTTGGAAGAATGTTTCAGTGTTGAAGAGGCATGTGACGTTTTAGGTGTGACTTTGCACATCTAAATGTCTTTTAAGACTCAACACATTTACAAGCAACTTGTTAGATAAAGCCCCCATGCCAGCAATCAGGATCACCTTCATTAAAATCCACAAAGGAGATCTGATATCACATTTATTACATCAAAATATGAAACTAGTAAAAACTACATAAAGAGCTAGACTACAGTGTCACATGGGAACAAGGTGCGGATATAACACTCAACAAAAAAGGTCAAGCAAGACAGATAAGACTTTAGATAAGATTTTCCACTCTGAGTCAACAGTCTCAACTGTCCTAAGCAAAACAAGGGATTATCTGGAAGCAGAGGGACCAGTTCTACCCACAATATTTCCAGGCCAACATAGATGAACCGAATCAATACCACAGACtttaatgaacaacagaaacACTTACAAAGCCATCCAAAACTTTAATTCAATAATTTGTTCAATACTTTATATAAACCCCTTTGTTAGAAATTACAGCTTCAAATCTACTTGGATATATCTTCACAAGCCATGCACACCTTGATTTGGGTAATTTATTATATTGGAAACTCCCATATTCAATACTTTTCGTAGAAGTTTGATGGGGTTGAAGTCTAGTCTTTGAGTAGCCGAGGCAGCGGCCTAAACCTTTACTTCAGTTTTTGATTCATAATTTTTTAAACTCACAAAACATGTTCTGCCTCTGTCAAGAGAGATTTAGTGCAGATTGAGTTGAATACTGTTGATAGTACACAGGTCTCTATAGTCTCGTCCATCTTTTTAACAGAGCCCTTTGTTGGCTTGTTCCTATGGGCTTAACGAGGAGAAGGAGGAATGCTAACACAGGACAGGTGTATGCTTAGGATAAGAAAACTGATGATTAGTGTCGGGTGTCTGAACGGGTGTGCCCCTAGATAGTTGTCAACCAAATTATGGACCATTTGACTGTAAATGCctcttaaatgaataaatataaattaatataaattatagattttaaaaatgaatttaaGACTAATGACATACAGTAATGCTTTAATGTTTTAGTCAGATACCATAACACATGGCAGTGGGGTAGATTATATTAAGCAATGAAATACTGCAAACTACTTACGaaactcacccccacccccctcctttTTTACAACAAGGAAATGAGTAAAACGTTGTCAAAAGTTAAATACATCTATCATTCAGTGATGGTCTTAAGAACGAAACCCATCTAAGTATGGCAAACAATGCCTTCCACTGAGATAAGAAAACAGACATTTTAACATTTCATGATCAAAATGCAGGTGTCTGCTTTATCCGATTAAAAGATAACGTTACTTCTAATTTGAGTtgcaaaaaaatttaaatacaaGTAAATTGTTTCACTACAGTCACGACCTGCAATGAATCCAAGTCTGAATCCAAGTTTTTTGCCAGACAAAAAGCAATGACAGCTAATGTACatatttctacaaatatgtTCATTCTTATATACATAATTCATAAATACATTCATAAATTCATAAATATGAATATTCAAGATTTACATTCACCATCTAAAGCAGTTTACCAATAGTGTGCAAGTTTCTTAACAAGTAAATTACTTTCACAGCCCTCTGTTGTACATAATATAATTTACACAAAAAAATCCATGTTCAGCTGAACCCCAAATGTAACACTTCCACTGGGCCTGAGTGAGGAACCTGGAAACAGGGctcatttttaatgttttaaaaaagaaaagcatTAGTAGATCATTCTATAAATAATCTTTCTTCTCCAGCCACGTTCCAGCAGCAGGGTCTGTGGTTTCGTCTCTAGTCTAGTTTATACAAGGCAGCATAGAAGCAAGTGAACAAAGTGACCCACATGGTGCGACAAAGTTTAATTACCCGTGCTGTCACTATTACCCCACAGATGCCCCTCAGCCACACCTACGCTGccatcattcattaaaatatttttaatccatacattttcatttgtaaTTTGTCATATTCTGTTTTGGTCTTGTTGTTGGTATTATTGCACTTTAAGCAATTACGtacaaataacaaaaaataaatgctaCATTGATGTTTAAGGGCATGGATAGAAGATTTGAAGTCTATTAAAGCTGTTAGCCATTTTCTCGAGATACTGTAGCTGTGTTTGTGTCAGCATTCAACCACTAGGTGTCAGGCaaaattcatattcatattcaaaATTCATATTCATATAAAATTCTATATATAATGTAGAATTATAGAATCCTTGTAGAATTTTTAGAAAATAATGCTTAAAAATATCTAGGAACAGTTTGTTCACAACATTACAGGACCTCAAAAAGAGCTTTGCACATATCCCCCATCCACCCCAAAAATaaagcctatatatatatatatatatatatatatatatatatatatatatatatatatatatatatatatatatatatatatatagcatttGTAAGCAtgaaaatgttcatttaatccCTACCTTTTTCCTTCTTCTACACATTTTAATCCAATTCACAGTCATATATAGCAAGCGGGAATAGTGTCCATCAGCCCATCAGTCCAACAGCCCATCAGTCCATCAGTCCTTTTAAAGCCCTTGAGATTGAGCATGTACTTAAATGCATGTACTTAAATGCATTTTTTATAGTCATTTGCTTTATATAGAACCTAAATACATTTTACTCAATGGTTCTTTGTTAACAAGATGGTCCTGGTTGCATGAGGTCTTTCCAGGAGTTTACTTGTTCTTGTACATTCCTTGTTGTTGTAGCAATAAGTTTTGAGTATCTACAGCGGTCATAAGGAACAGGGAACACGTGGAACAGATTGCCTGGTAGGCTGGTAAAAGACAGTCCTAGATGCCTCATACACAATCCTAAATAAACATCTTCAATGTACACAGCCTTGACATGCTTGGCTCCTTCAATGAGCTTTTCTGGCATATCTAAGGAAAATACATAGCCCAGGCCCAGTGCATAGGGTGGGTAGGAGTCTTCTGGGAAAACATCTTTTGGTAGATACCATTTGGAGTGGGGATCTCGGAGGACCATGCCACCACTGGCTACAAGTCCTGTTATGAAGTTCTGCCTGGGGGCCTGGAGAAGTGTACTCACTAAATTGTTCACATTAAGGAACATATCAGAATCAATCTTCATAGCATAGGAGGCATTTCGGCAGTGTGAAGCCAGCCATTCCAAAATCATCATAGTCTTTATGGTAAGATTATTGTAGCTGTCCAAGAAATCACTCTGCACAATATCATGGTATTCCTCGCTCTCCTGGGATAACTTTTGCTGTTGCTCATCTCTCACTTCAGGACTGACCTCACCAAGCAGAAAGAAAAGGCTCACCACTTTGTCCATGACCACCTTCTCAGTCCCCCACGTACTACGAATGGCGTCTCGAGCTTCTCTGTTGCCCGGAGCCACAGGCACCATGAGAACCAGGAAAGGATTTTCATTC from Brachyhypopomus gauderio isolate BG-103 chromosome 12, BGAUD_0.2, whole genome shotgun sequence includes the following:
- the LOC143528004 gene encoding beta-1,3-galactosyltransferase 1-like isoform X2 — encoded protein: MAEDASTSEGKRKDRLDTGFDCRWCRFRIYFLVLLVMTFFVFYYVNLSEVSEIWISTVQIIHNATHRRGTSNSTFTTAPPLFTSTSINPVMDISAPSSLVTPVTVAEQCTPAMPYHVAYPCVYHYIINEPDRCQNENPFLVLMVPVAPGNREARDAIRSTWGTEKVVMDKVVSLFFLLGEVSPEVRDEQQQKLSQESEEYHDIVQSDFLDSYNNLTIKTMMILEWLASHCRNASYAMKIDSDMFLNVNNLVSTLLQAPRQNFITGLVASGGMVLRDPHSKWYLPKDVFPEDSYPPYALGLGYVFSLDMPEKLIEGAKHVKAVYIEDVYLGLCMRHLGLSFTSLPGNLFHVFPVPYDRCRYSKLIATTTRNVQEQVNSWKDLMQPGPSC
- the LOC143528004 gene encoding beta-1,3-galactosyltransferase 1-like isoform X1, coding for MRSLTYRCHTSKATNHSYNIKRKDRLDTGFDCRWCRFRIYFLVLLVMTFFVFYYVNLSEVSEIWISTVQIIHNATHRRGTSNSTFTTAPPLFTSTSINPVMDISAPSSLVTPVTVAEQCTPAMPYHVAYPCVYHYIINEPDRCQNENPFLVLMVPVAPGNREARDAIRSTWGTEKVVMDKVVSLFFLLGEVSPEVRDEQQQKLSQESEEYHDIVQSDFLDSYNNLTIKTMMILEWLASHCRNASYAMKIDSDMFLNVNNLVSTLLQAPRQNFITGLVASGGMVLRDPHSKWYLPKDVFPEDSYPPYALGLGYVFSLDMPEKLIEGAKHVKAVYIEDVYLGLCMRHLGLSFTSLPGNLFHVFPVPYDRCRYSKLIATTTRNVQEQVNSWKDLMQPGPSC